The Agromyces sp. LHK192 genome includes a window with the following:
- a CDS encoding DUF2510 domain-containing protein — protein MLDHPPPLADPDAPADWYPDPESNSLLRWWDGATWTDEVKPPEEYFDAEWWHPYWITERPLTWARAMLDRIVGQLIGRLPSARD, from the coding sequence ATGCTCGACCACCCGCCGCCGCTCGCCGACCCGGATGCGCCCGCCGACTGGTATCCGGATCCCGAGTCGAACTCGCTGCTTCGGTGGTGGGACGGCGCTACGTGGACGGATGAGGTGAAGCCGCCGGAAGAGTACTTCGACGCAGAGTGGTGGCATCCGTACTGGATCACCGAACGCCCCCTCACCTGGGCGAGGGCGATGCTCGATCGCATCGTCGGACAACTGATCGGTCGGCTTCCGTCCGCTCGCGACTGA